The following proteins come from a genomic window of Mustelus asterias chromosome 1, sMusAst1.hap1.1, whole genome shotgun sequence:
- the LOC144497998 gene encoding E3 ubiquitin-protein ligase DTX3L, translated as MEVFPEVRAIIDLTIFKDKAAEAFDIIQLGKSLEKCQNCLNSYEVIDSFEKINEIHTELTKLKMRPSGAESTRSSGAKSIKSSDSKTGRSSGSAETIRSSGTPAYATMSSGFMLTVSATILHYIEMIYGSDLQRIEKDFDVYKRSSSLADCAKIQFIHKKTGVPCEAAIDKFVSRYQSIATNLKLEKINNPGRKIMRKDIEASLQKKFPKVVVTAKDAEFVIIGDPVEVKNAKEFLEKVQFSQFDTCATPNSTNSSRRPPSTSECKTNSNSAAARSKLESKDEDTTCPICLEEIEVRETLKCKHSFCKECINVAFKTKSACPICGEVYGEIRGNQPEGGKMTFRNLLLHLPGYEKFDSIEIHYMIPDGVQGVEHPNPGQRYYGTTRTAYLPDNPEGRKVCNLLRRAFDQRLIFTVGTSSTTGRSNVVTWNDIHHKTNTTGGPSMFGYPDPTYLARVQDELKAKGIC; from the exons ATGGAG GTATTTCCTGAAGTCAGGGCGATCATTGACTTAACCATTTTCAAGGACAAGGCAGCTGAGGCATTTGACATCATTCAATTAGGCAAATCATTGGAAAAGTGTCAGAATTGTTTAAATAGTTATGAAGTTATTGACTCATTTGAAAAGATTAATGAAATTCACACAGAATTAACAAAACTTAAAATGAGGCCTTCTGGAGCAGAATCCACCAGGTCCTCTGGAGCAAAATCTATCAAGTCTTCTGATTCCAAGACTGGCAGGTCTTCTGGCAGCGCTGAGACTATTAGATCTTCTGGCACACCAGCTTATGCAACTATGAGCTCTGGTTTTATGTTAACAGTAAGTGCAACAATTCTCCATTACATTGAAATGATTTATGGGAGCGACTTACAAAGAATAGAGAAAGATTTTGATGTTTATAAACGCTCCTCCTCTCTAGCCGATTGTGCTAAAATTCAGTTTATACATAAGAAGACTGGTGTACCATGTGAAGCTGCAATAGACAAATTTGTGTCTCGGTATCAGTCAATTGCTACAAATTTAAAattggaaaaaataaataatcCAGGCAGAAAAATAATGAGAAAAGACATTGAAGCATCTTTGCAAAAGAAATTTCCTAAAGTCGTGGTTACTGCAAAGGATGCAGAGTTTGTTATAATTGGAGATCCCGTTGAGGTGAAGAATGCCAAGGAGTTTCTCGAGAAAGTTCAATTCAGCCAATTTGATACTTGTGCAACGCCAAACAGTACAAATTCAAGTCGGAGGCCACCTTCAACATCGGAGTGCAAAACTAATTCAAATTCAGCTGCAGCAAGAAGCAAACTGGAGTCTAAAGATGAGGATACAACCTGCCCAATTTGCTTAGAAGAAATTGAAGTTCGAGAAACTTTAAAATGTAAACATTCATTCTGTAAGGAATGTATCAACGTGGCTTTTAAAACCAAATCTGCCTGTCCTATATGTGGAGAAGTGTATGGAGAGATAAGAGGAAATCAGCCTGAGGGTGGCAAGATGACTTTCAGGAACCTGCTGTTACATCTTCCCGGTTATGAAAAGTTTGACAGCATTGAGATACACTATATGATTCCAGATGGCGTTCAGGGG GTAGAGCATCCTAATCCTGGGCAAAGATACTATGGTACAACGCGTACTGCTTATTTACCAGACAATCCTGAAGGGAGAAAGGTGTGCAACCTGCTACGACGTGCCTTTGATCAAAGACTGATCTTCACTGTTGGAACATCCAGCACCACAGGGAGAAGTAATGTGGTAACATGGAATGATATTCATCACAAAACCAATACGACAGGAGGACCGTCAAT GTTTGGGTATCCTGATCCAACCTATCTGGCACGTGTGCAGGATGAG